The following DNA comes from Photobacterium sp. DA100.
GGCATGCTCAGGTTGACAATAACCGGCAGCAGTAGGGCAACCAGTACCAGCACTCCCGAAATCGCAACCAGTGGCAGAGGTCTCTTATGGCGATGCGGGCGGTGCACCGCAGCATGGGGTTTGGCTGGGGCGGCTTGCTGGTTATGTTCGAATAACTCTCGTTCGGTATCTGACGGCTCGTCCAGTTTGTCGGCCAGGACTTCTGCCTGCTCGGCGCTGGCCGTGGAGGCGATCTCCGACAGTGATTCAACCATCGCAATCATTTGGTAACCGCGCTTTGGCACGGTTTTGATGAATTCCGGTGATTTGGTGGAATCTTTTAGCGCTTTACGCAGAGTTGAAATTGCCTGGGTCAGGCTCGAGTCATCTACCTCGAAACCCTGCTCGCGCCAGACATAGTCGTGCAGGCGAGTGCGGGTAATGATGGCTCCTGGATCTTCGATCAGCAAACTCAATGCCCGGCTTTCATTACTACCCAGTCGGGTCAGTTCATCATTCTCATGTTGGTCGATTAAGCTATTATCATAGGGGTCAAACAAAAAGCGCTGACCAATTAGGAATTTACTTTCTAATTTATTCATTTTTAGCACCAAGGGTACACTGTCTGCGCATATAATACGCAAACACCCTGAATCATATCTGAATGTCAAAATTATAAAAAAGGGCTCTGAAAAAATATCAAAAACCTAAAATGTACATTTTAGGTTGAAATCATTACGTTTGACCACATGTATATAGCTAAGTCACTTGGATTAAAGTGAAATGTAAAGGGTTGCAGCCAGGTATATGGCTGTTTTAGATCCCCGAATGTTTATTGATACAAGTTTCGGAGTTGAAATGAGCGAACAAACTATCCACAAAAATAAGGAAACCCGTGGTTTTCAGTCTGAGGTAAAGCAGCTACTGCAATTGATGATTCATTCTTTGTATTCCAACAAAGAGATCTTTTTGCGTGAGCTGATTTCTAATGCGTCTGATGCAGCCGACAAGCTGCGCTTTCGTGCATTATCTCAGCCAGACTTGTATGAAAACGATGCCGAGCTTGGCGTTAAGCTCTCCTTTAACGAGCAGGCTGGTACGCTAACGATCAGCGACAACGGTATTGGTATGACCCGTGATGATGTGATTGAGCATCTGGGGACGATTGCCAAGTCTGGCACCAAGGACTTCTTTGCCAAGCTGAGTGAAGACGAGTCGAAAGACTCGCAGCTGATTGGCCAGTTTGGGGTGGGCTTCTATTCAGCGTTTATTGTTGCTGATTCTGTCACTGTCAATACGCGTGCTGCCGGCGTCGCGGCGGATCAGGCGGTGTCTTGGCAGTCGGGCGGTGAAGGCGATTACACAGTAGAAGATATCGTCAAAGAGAGCCGCGGTACTGACATCGTGCTGCACTTGCGTGAGGACGAAAAGGAGTTCTTAAGCGAGTACCGCCTGCGTGACATTATCGGCAAATATTCTGATCACATCGGTATTCCGGTACAGATCCAGACCATTGAACGCGATGAGGAAGGCCAGGAAACCGGGCGCAAGTGGGAACAAATCAACAAGGCGCAAGCGCTTTGGACCCGCAATAAGTCAGATATCTCTGAAGAAGAGTATAAAGAATTCTATAAGCACGTCTCGCATGACTTTGCCGAGCCGTTGACTTGGAGCCACAACCGGGTAGAAGGTAAGCAGGACTATACCAGCCTGCTTTATATTCCGTCTAAGGCGCCATGGGATCTGTACAACCGCGAGACTAAGCACGGCTTGAAACTGTATGTCCAGCGTGTCTTTATCATGGACGATGCTGAGCAGTTTATGCCATCTTACCTGCGCTTCATGCGGGGCCTGATTGATTCGAACGATCTGCCGCTGAACGTGTCGCGCGAAATCCTGCAGGATAATAAAGTCACGCAATCGTTGCGCAAGGCCTGCACCAAGCGTGCGCTGACCATGATGGATCGCTTGGCGAGCAATGATGCTGAGAAATACCAGACATTGTGGAATGAATTCGGCCAGGTATTGAAAGAGGGACCGGTTGAAGATTTCGCTAACCGCGACAAGATCGCAAAGCTGCTTCGCTTCAGTTCGACCCACGCTGAGACGGTTGAACAAACTGTATCGCTAGCTGACTACATCGAGCGCATGAAAGAAGGCCAGGATAAGATTTACTTCCTGACCGCCGATAGCTTCAGCGCGGCTAAGAACAGCCCGCACCTAGAGCAGTTCCGTGCCAAGGGGCTTGAAGTGCTGCTGATGCACGACCGCATTGACGAGTGGTTGATGGGCCACTTGCCGGAGTTTGAGGGCAAGCAATTCCAGGCGATCACCAAAGCGGATCTTGATCTTTCAGCTTTCGAGCAGGAAGAAGAGAAAGAGAAGCGCAAGGAAACGGAAGAAGCCTTCCAGTCAGTGGTTGAACGTACCAAGACTTATCTTGGCGAGCGGGTGAAAGATGTGCGCACTACGTTCAAGTTAAAAGACACGCCAGCAGTGGTGGTGACTGACGAAAACGAAATGGGTACTCAAATGGCGAAATTACTGGCGGCTGCAGGCCACGACGCGCCAGAGGTACAGTACATTTTCGAGCTTAACCCTGAGCATCCGCTGGTTAGCAAAATGGCCGATGAAGCCGACGAGGAGATTTTCGGTCGTTGGGTCGAGATGCTATTGGGCCAGGCGATGCTGGCGGAAAAAGGCACAATGGACGACCCGTCCCAGTTCCTGACCGCCGTTAATAAACTGCTGGCATAAAGGCGGGGCACAATGGAGCGGGCAGGGTAGGACTAAGGTCTAATCGCCTGCTACCGGTGTCAAATTGTATTCTGATAAAGCATGTAATCGCTGCCCAGTCGAGGGACTGGGCTTGCGACTGTGCCGTAATCAGTGTATTTTTCACTTCTTTGAAAACTCCATTCAAATCTAAAGGGGAACAAGATGCGCATCATTCTTCTGGGCGCTCCAGGTGCAGGTAAAGGTACTCAGGCACAATTCATCATGGAGAAGTTTGGTATTCCACAAATCTCTACTGGTGACATGCTTCGTGCAGCAATCAAGGCAGGTACTGAGCTAGGTAAACAAGCGAAATCCGTCATTGATGCTGGCCAGCTTGTGTCAGACGACATCATCCTTGGTCTGGTTAAAGAGCGTATTGCTGAAGACGACTGTGCAAAAGGCTTCCTGCTTGACGGCTTCCCACGTACGATTCCTCAGGCTGACGGCCTGAAAGAAATCGGTGTTGATGTTGACTACGTGATCGAGTTTGACGTAGCTGACGATGTGATCGTTGAGCGTATGGCTGGCCGTCGTGCCCACCTAGCTTCTGGCCGTACTTACCATGTTGTCTACAACCCGCCTAAGGTTGAAGGTAAAGATGACGTAACCGGTGAAGATCTTGTTGTTCGTGATGACGACAAGGAAGAAACAGTGCGTGCTCGCCTAGGCGTATATCACAATCAGACTGCACCTTTGATTGCTTACTACAACAAAGAAGCAGATGCTGGCAACACTAAGTACCTGAAATTCGACGGTACTCAGCCTGTAGCCGCGGTAAGTGCAGAGCTGGAAAAAGCGCTGGCTTAATTGCAAGCTGCTTAGCAAGTTCAGAAACGGGCTGGCCATTAGGTCAGCCCGTTTTTTATTGCAGAAATGATCCAATTAATACCTGTTCGGGTATAACCGACTGAAAAGAAAACTGATACAGTTATATCCACCTATTATTGAGCTGGTTGACCAATACTGCCGTTAGCGTGAAGGATGATATGAGCGAGCAAAGCACAAATAACAAAACTCAAACCTGCCCGTATGGGGTGCTGCTAGTTAATCTAGGAACGCCCGATGAAGCAACACCGGCAGGGGTGAAGCGATTCCTGTCCGAGTTCCTCCATGACCATCGTGTGGTCGATATGAACCGCTGGCTTTGGTGCCCGATCCTGCATGGGGTGATTCTGCCGATCCGTTCGCCGAAAGTGGCCAAGCTCTATCAGTCGGTATGGATGGATGACGGTTCACCCTTGATGGTGTACTCGAAGCGCCAGCAGCAGGCGCTCTCAGCACAACTGGGAGTACCGGTTGAGCTGGGGATGACCTACGGTAATCCGAGCATGCTAGATGGTTTGGATGCACTCAAGCAGCAGGGGTGCGAGCGAGTGCTGGTACTGCCGTTGTATCCGCAATATTCGCGAACGACGACCGCGGCGGTGTTCGACAAGGTGGCGAAGGTGCTGAAGGCGAGGGCGGATATTCCTGAATTGCGCTTTGTAAACCACTACTACGACCATCCTGGCTATATTGCCGCTCTGGCGGAATCGGTCGAGACTTTTTGGCAGCAAAACGGCAAAGCCGACTATTTGCTGTGCTCTTTCCATGGGATCCCGAAACGTTATGCCGACCATGGCGATCCATACCCGCAGCACTGTAACGGCACCACCGCCTTGCTGGCGGAAAAGCTCGGTATGCCGCGCGAGCAAATGAGCATGAGCTACCAGTCGATATTCGGCCGTGAAGAGTGGCTCAAACCCTATACCGAAGGCACCATTAGGGAGCTGGCGCAAAAGGGGGTGAAGCGACTGGATGTCATTTGCCCGGCTTTTTCCGTTGACTGCCTGGAAACTCTGGAAGAAATTGCCGAGGGGTGCAAAGAGGTATTTCTCGAGGCTGGGGGGGAGAGCTTCAATCTGATCCCTTGCCTGAATGACAATCCCGCCCACATTGATCTGATGGCCTCGCTGGTACAGCAACACAGCCAAGGCTGGTGAGGAACAGCCCTTAGACCACGGGTGTCGACAATGGTGAACACCCTGTATGGGAATCTTGCCTGCATCAGGGCCAAGCTCTTGCATTCTGTGAGAGCTTTTTCTTTTTTGTTCTATATTCTGTGATAGAATTCGCAAAAATTTTTCAACAGACAGCTCATTGACATGAAATTTCCAGGCCAACGCAAATCCAAGCACTACTTCCCGGTCCATGCTCGTGATCCCCTTCTTAGCCAAGCTAAGCAAGACAAGCGACTGACACGTACGCATATTGTCGGTATTGATCAGACTCTTGTTGATATTGAAGCATGTGTCGAAGACGAATTCCTGGAACGCTATGAGCTAAGCAAAGGCCACTCGCTGGTGATCTCCGACGAGAAAGCCGAAGCGCTTTACCGCGAGTTGAAAGACAATGATTTGATCAGCCACGAGTTCGCTGGTGGTACGATCGGTAATACCCTGCACAACTATTCGGTACTGGCTGATGACAAATCTGTTCTGCTGGGCGTGATGAGCAAAGATATTGAAATCGGCAGCTATGCCTACCGTTATCTGTGCAACACTTCAAGCCGCATGGACATGAACCACCTGCAGCCGGTCAATGGCCCGATTGGCCGTTGTTTCGCCCTGATCTCCAAAGACGGCGAACGTACCTTCGCGATTAACGAAGGCCGAATGAATCAGCTGGAACCAAGCAGTATTCCTGAAGATGTTTTCAAGCGAGCCTCTGCGTTGGTGCTGACGGCTTACTTGGTACGTTGTAAAGACGGTGACCCAATGCCTGCTGCAACGATGAAGGCCATTGAGTACGCCAAGAAGCACGATGTACCGGTGGTGCTGACTTTGGGCACCAAGTTCGTGATCGAAGACGACCCACAGTGGTGGCGTGACTTCCTGCGTGATCACGTGACGGTTGTTGCGATGAACGAAGACGAAGCCGAAGCCCTGACAGGTGAGTCTGATCCGCTGATGGCATCAGAGAAAACGTTGGAGTGGGTTGACTTGGTACTGTGCACTGCAGGCCCTGTTGGCTTGTACACGGCGGGCTACACCGAAGATGAAGCCAAGCGTGAAACCAGCTTGCCTCTTCTTCCGGGTGAAATCCCAGAGTTCAACCGCTATGAGTTCAGCCGCCCAATGCTGAAGACAGAATGTCAAAACCCGATCAAGGTGTACTCGCACATTGCACCTTACATGGGGGGCCCTGAGCGTATCAAGAACACCAACGGTGCCGGTGACGGCGCATTGTCGGCGTTGCTGCACGACATGTCTGCCAACCGCTACCACAAAGAAAACGTGCCGAAATCAAGCAAGCATCAGTTTGATTTCCTGACTTACTCGTCGTTCTCGCAGATCTGCCTGTATTCGAACCGTGTGAGCTACGAAGTACTGGCTCAGCACTCGCCACGCCTATCACGAGGCCTGCCTGAGCGTGAAGATAGCCTGGAAGAGGCATACTGGGAGCGTTAAGGCTCAGATGGCACAAGAAAAGGTCAACTTCGGTTGACCTTTTTTTTTCAGTCTTGAAGTGCTTAATTTACTGATCGTTCTTTATTAAGAATAAAAACACTAAGCGGTAGGCGCTTTTTTGCTTTTGCACCTATGATTATTTTGGAGTTCATACCAAGGAGAGAATAATCATGAAAAAACATGCAGTGGCAATGGCAGTGATCGCCGTGATTGGGGCGCCCTCAGCGTTTGCGGCAGTGACTCTGGAGCAGGGCACGCAGGAATTTGCCCTACAGGGTAGTTTGGATCTTGATTATGTCGATGACTACCTGTTCGTGCTTAATACGTCCTATGGGTATTTTATCCGCAATAACTGGGAAATTGGTGGGGTGCTGGATGTCAGCATGAGCGATAGTACCCAGCAGTTTCAACTAGGGGCTTTTACGGAGTACAACTTCACCAACAGCACCAACTGGGTTCCTTACCTTGGGGCGGCAGCCCAAGTGGCCAACCTGTCGGGTGATGATGGCGATTTTGATTTTGATTTTGAAGATGTCACGGCACTGAACATCAAAATTTCTGGCGGTGTGAAGTATTTCATCAACCCGCATGTCGCGATAAGTGCCGAGGTGAACTACAACATTGCCACTGATGACATCAACGTGACCAAGGACGGTGTTGAAGACAGCTTCACCCGCTTTATCTTCGGTACCCGTTTTTACTTTTAGTGTTTGAGACGTGAAATCAAAAAACGAGAGCCATTTGGCTCTCGTTTTCTGTTTAGAAGGGTTGTTAGCGTATTAGTAGGCTTCGTTGTGCACGGCGGCAACGGCGCGACCTGATGGATCGGCACTGTTCTTGAAGCTTTCATCCCATTCAATGGCCTTGGCGCTTGAGCAGGCGATTGACGGGCCGCCCGGAACACATTTTGCCGCGTCTTCCAACGGGAACAGCTCTTCGAAGATCTCGCGGTAAACGTAAGCCTCTTTGGTGGTCGGCGTGTTGTATGGGAAGCGGAACTTGGCGGTTTCCAGCTGTTGCTCCGATACTTTGGCTTCCGCCACCTCTTTTAGGGTATCAATCCAGCTGTAGCCTACACCGTCCGAGAACTGCTCTTTCTGGCGCCAGGCAACAGATTCCGGCAGGTAGTGGCCGAAGCATTCACGGATAATGTGTTTTTCCATCTTGCCGTTGCCACACATTTTGTCCTCTGGGTTCAGGCGCATCGCCACTTCCAGGAACTCTTTGTCGAGGAACGGTACACGCGCTTCGATCCCCCAGGCCGCCATCGATTTGTTGGCACGGGCACAGTCGAACATGTTCAGGGCCAGTAGCTTGCGCACGGTTTCTTCATGGAATTCCTGCGCACTCGGTGCCTTGTGGAAATACAGGTAGCCGCCAAAGACTTCATCGGCACCTTCACCCGAGAGCACCATTTTGATCCCCATCGCGCGGATTTTACGCGACATCAGGTACATCGGCGTTGACGCGCGGATAGTCGTGACATCGTAGGTCTCGATGTGGTAAATCACATCACGGATGGCATCCAGGCCTTCTTGAATGGTGTAAGTCAGTTCGTGATGGACCGTACCGATATGGTCGGCCACTTCTTTGGCGGCTTTGAGATCCGGAGCGCCTTCAAGGCCAATGGCAAAGGAGTGCAGCGTTGGCCACCAGGCATCAGACTCTTCGTTGTCTTCGATACGGCGCGCCGCAAATTTTTTGGTAATCGCGGAAATAACCGAGGAATCCAGGCCACCAGAAAGCAGCACACCATAAGGCACATCCGTCATAAGCTGACGCTTAACCGCACTTTCCAGGGCCTCAGAGAGGGCAACTTTGTCCGTCTTGGCATCGGCCACGGTATCAAATTCCATCCAGTCGCGCTTGTAGTAGCGGGTTGGTTCGCCGGCCTTGCTCCATAGGAAGTGGCCCGGAGGGAACTCGCTGATTGTCTTACAGACAGGAACCAGAGCCTTCATTTCCGAGGCGACATAGTAGTTACCGTGCTCGTCATACCCCTGGTAGAGCGGAATGATACCGATATGGTCACGGCCGATCAGGTAGGCATCTTCCTGCTCGTCATACAGGATAAAGCCGAAAATACCGTTGAGGTAATCCAGCAGCTCTGGGCCTTTTTCCTTATACAGAGCCAGGATGATTTCGCAGTCAGACTCGGTCTGGAACGGATAGTCCGGTGCAAACTCTGCACGCAGCTCTTTGTGGTTGTAGATCTCGCCATTGACGGCCAGCGCATGTGTTTTTTCAGCATTGTACAGTGGCTGCTCGCCGCTGTTCAGGTCTACGATAGCCAGACGCTCATGCACAAGGATGGCTTTATCCGTTGAATAAATGCCAGACCAGTCTGGGCCGCGGTGGCGCATTTTTTTAGACATTTCCAATGCGGTTTGACGCAATGCGGTTGCATCGCTCTTGATGTCTAGGATCCCAAATACTGAACACATACTTCCTACCCCAAAATTAACTAATATTGCTATCCATGAAATTGTCGGAACCAGCGTGGCGATGAACACTACCTTGGTGGCGGCTTGTTCAGTTACCCGCGAGCACTTAGTAGAGCGCCAGGCAGATCTTGGCCACGTCATTGCTGTCCTTTCGTTAATTGTTAAAATTGCGTATTCAACAATAAATTGCAACCATCAATTTCAATTCAACAAACAAAAAGAACTATCACTGAATATAATTTAATAAAAATAGGTAAAAGTGAATATTATCTAAATGCGGGTGATATTTTGCGCACAAAAACAAACGGCAGCCGAAGCTGCCGTCTTACTGTGAAGTGGTAATCGTTACCGAGACTTAATTTGCGGCGACAAATGCTCGCACACATGTCGGGCGAAACCGCTACCGGCTTCTTGGTAGATGTTGAAGGCCGCATCGACTCCCAGAGCGGCCAACTCTTGCTCCTCGTCACCGTATTTGGCAATAGCGGCAATCTGCCCTTGATAGTTGCGCTCGCGAATTTGTTCAAGGGCAAAGCTGTTGGCATGGCTATGAGGCATGGCGAGCAGGATCAGTTTGATATTTTGCTTTGAAATAACCCGAGCCCAAAAGTCAGGGTCGGTGGCATCTCCGTGGATCACATGACGGCCTTCCTCTTGATGCTGCAAAACTGAATCTTCCCGGGTTTCGACGCCGATGATGTTATTGCCATATGTCTCGACCAGTTCGTCATAGGCACCGCTGCCGATACGGCCCATCCCCAAGATCAGAATCTGTTTGTCGCCGAGGTCAATCAGGCGATCACTGGCATTGAGCTTTTCTGGTTCGAACTCTTTGAGCCACTTCGAGGCATCTTTGTACAGGCGGTGGCCCAGGCTGTTGAGCGGTGCCGCGATAAGGAAAGAGAGTGAGACCGCAATCGCGATAGCGACCAGAAAGCTGCCCGGTAGCATCCCCATCTTGTAGGCGAGGCCGCCGACGATGAGGCCGAATTCGCTGTAGTTGAATAGGGTCAGGGTGCCGAGCAGGGAGGTACGGACCCGGTAGCGGAACAGGTTGAAGATGACATAGTACAAAATCCCCTTCAGAGGCAGCATCACCATCAGCAGCAACGCCATCAGCAGTCCGTCGAGTGTCGGTTGCTCGGCCAAGCCAATGTTGAGGAAGAAGCAGACCAGCAGCAGCTCTTTAAGGTTGAACAGCGACTTGGACATTTCTGAAGACTTGGGGTGGGCCGCGAGCATCATCCCCATGATAAGCGCACCGAGATCGGCTTTCATGCCGACCAATTCGAATAGGCCTGCACCGGTGACTAGCGCAAGGAAAATGCCGTAAAGCACCAGCATTTCACCGTGACCGGCACGATCGAGGATCTTGAATAGCGATGGGCGCAGCAGTGGCAGGGCAAATAGGGCAAGCGCTGTGATTTCCGGGATCTTGCCGGTTGAGACGGTCAGGAAGATCACCGCAAAGATATCCTGCATGACCAGGATCCCGATGGCGAGGGTGCCGTAAGTTGCGTTGAGCTCGCCTTTTTCCTGGAGCACCTTAATGGCAAATACCGTACTGGAGAACGACAGGGCGAAGCCCAACAGAGCGATCTGGCTAACCTCAAGATCGGCCATCATGCCGATACCCAGTTGCTTGAGGATCAGCAATGCGAGGGTAAATAGGCCGGTCGTGAGCAGGTTATGAAGTGTGGCCCCGCCCCATATCTCTTTGGCGAGCAGGGTTTTGACATCGAGCTTCAGGCCGATGGTAAACAGCAGCAGGGTGACCCCGAGATCCGCAAGGGTTGTCAGTACCGGGGTTGATGAATAGCCTGCCGTGTTAAGGGCAAACCCTGCGACGAGGAAGCCCACTAGAGGGGGCAGCTTGCACCTGAGTGCGATAAAGCCGGCCAAGAAGGCGGCGATAATATAGATAAGTTCCATGTTAGGCTGACGTTCCTTACGGGTTTTTCGCCAGGCCCAAAAGTAGATTTATTAGAGATGTGGACTGGCTGCTTGCTGTGGAGTGCTGCAAGGCACAGGCCCTGCGAATACGACTCAACGGTTGATGGCGGAATATAACACAAAGGGCAGTCTCCTGTCCGGAAGCTGCCCTTAATATTTTGTAACAGGATGAATAACTTAGACAGTTATTCTCTATTTTTCTTACTCTTCCAGCAGGCGCTGCAGCAATACCCCGTTCAGCATCGCGCGCTTGATCATAGAGAATGCGCCAATGGTTGGCTGGGTATAAAGCTCAGACTCGACGATTGGCAGGTCTTTGTTGAAGGTCGACAGTGACTGGGTCTCCACGCAGCGGCGTATTGCCGGGAAAATAACGTCTTTGGCTTGGGTAATATTACCCGCAACAACTATTTTCTGAGGATTAAACAAGTTAATCGTCATTGCCAGGGCCTTGCCAAGCTGGTTGCCGACCTTGATCAGGGCCTGGCTTGCCAACTCATCTCCCTTGTTTGCTGCATCGCAGATAGCCGGCATAGTGACTTCTTCCAGTTCCTGCAGCGAACTTGGGTAACCCTGCTCAAGCAAGCTCTGGACGTGGCGAATAATCGCTGGATCGGCTGCAACGGTTTCAAGGCAGCCAAAGTTACCGCACTGGCACTTGTCACCGAGCGGATCGATCTGGATATGGCCAATTTCACCGACATTGCGGTTATAGCCAAGAAAAACCTGGCCATTGACGATGATCCCAGCGCCGGTACCGTGGTGAACACTGACCAGAATAGAATCTTTACAGTCTTTGCTCGCCCCGAAGTAATGTTCAGCCAACGCCAAGCCGCGGATGTCATTGCCAACAAAGCAGGCAACGCCATACTTCTCGGTAATAATTTCTGACAGTGGCAGGTTGTCGACATCGATATGCGGCATGTATTCAACTACACCGCTTTCCGGGTCAATTAGGCCAGGTAGGGTAACACCAAAGGCAACTAACTCGCGAAGCACATTCTGGTTGTCAGAAATGAA
Coding sequences within:
- a CDS encoding transcriptional regulator, encoding MNKLESKFLIGQRFLFDPYDNSLIDQHENDELTRLGSNESRALSLLIEDPGAIITRTRLHDYVWREQGFEVDDSSLTQAISTLRKALKDSTKSPEFIKTVPKRGYQMIAMVESLSEIASTASAEQAEVLADKLDEPSDTERELFEHNQQAAPAKPHAAVHRPHRHKRPLPLVAISGVLVLVALLLPVIVNLSMPPKSAAFEPFAVVDNIQVLTPTNHPSLAPWEKMITQCVESYLDFHPDDKRPMEVIVSGGQNAQLWVNYVHSLENPAENVTLRLLTSQKDNTAICQ
- the htpG gene encoding molecular chaperone HtpG yields the protein MSEQTIHKNKETRGFQSEVKQLLQLMIHSLYSNKEIFLRELISNASDAADKLRFRALSQPDLYENDAELGVKLSFNEQAGTLTISDNGIGMTRDDVIEHLGTIAKSGTKDFFAKLSEDESKDSQLIGQFGVGFYSAFIVADSVTVNTRAAGVAADQAVSWQSGGEGDYTVEDIVKESRGTDIVLHLREDEKEFLSEYRLRDIIGKYSDHIGIPVQIQTIERDEEGQETGRKWEQINKAQALWTRNKSDISEEEYKEFYKHVSHDFAEPLTWSHNRVEGKQDYTSLLYIPSKAPWDLYNRETKHGLKLYVQRVFIMDDAEQFMPSYLRFMRGLIDSNDLPLNVSREILQDNKVTQSLRKACTKRALTMMDRLASNDAEKYQTLWNEFGQVLKEGPVEDFANRDKIAKLLRFSSTHAETVEQTVSLADYIERMKEGQDKIYFLTADSFSAAKNSPHLEQFRAKGLEVLLMHDRIDEWLMGHLPEFEGKQFQAITKADLDLSAFEQEEEKEKRKETEEAFQSVVERTKTYLGERVKDVRTTFKLKDTPAVVVTDENEMGTQMAKLLAAAGHDAPEVQYIFELNPEHPLVSKMADEADEEIFGRWVEMLLGQAMLAEKGTMDDPSQFLTAVNKLLA
- the adk gene encoding adenylate kinase, with the protein product MRIILLGAPGAGKGTQAQFIMEKFGIPQISTGDMLRAAIKAGTELGKQAKSVIDAGQLVSDDIILGLVKERIAEDDCAKGFLLDGFPRTIPQADGLKEIGVDVDYVIEFDVADDVIVERMAGRRAHLASGRTYHVVYNPPKVEGKDDVTGEDLVVRDDDKEETVRARLGVYHNQTAPLIAYYNKEADAGNTKYLKFDGTQPVAAVSAELEKALA
- the hemH gene encoding ferrochelatase — encoded protein: MSEQSTNNKTQTCPYGVLLVNLGTPDEATPAGVKRFLSEFLHDHRVVDMNRWLWCPILHGVILPIRSPKVAKLYQSVWMDDGSPLMVYSKRQQQALSAQLGVPVELGMTYGNPSMLDGLDALKQQGCERVLVLPLYPQYSRTTTAAVFDKVAKVLKARADIPELRFVNHYYDHPGYIAALAESVETFWQQNGKADYLLCSFHGIPKRYADHGDPYPQHCNGTTALLAEKLGMPREQMSMSYQSIFGREEWLKPYTEGTIRELAQKGVKRLDVICPAFSVDCLETLEEIAEGCKEVFLEAGGESFNLIPCLNDNPAHIDLMASLVQQHSQGW
- a CDS encoding inosine/guanosine kinase: MKFPGQRKSKHYFPVHARDPLLSQAKQDKRLTRTHIVGIDQTLVDIEACVEDEFLERYELSKGHSLVISDEKAEALYRELKDNDLISHEFAGGTIGNTLHNYSVLADDKSVLLGVMSKDIEIGSYAYRYLCNTSSRMDMNHLQPVNGPIGRCFALISKDGERTFAINEGRMNQLEPSSIPEDVFKRASALVLTAYLVRCKDGDPMPAATMKAIEYAKKHDVPVVLTLGTKFVIEDDPQWWRDFLRDHVTVVAMNEDEAEALTGESDPLMASEKTLEWVDLVLCTAGPVGLYTAGYTEDEAKRETSLPLLPGEIPEFNRYEFSRPMLKTECQNPIKVYSHIAPYMGGPERIKNTNGAGDGALSALLHDMSANRYHKENVPKSSKHQFDFLTYSSFSQICLYSNRVSYEVLAQHSPRLSRGLPEREDSLEEAYWER
- a CDS encoding outer membrane beta-barrel protein; this encodes MKKHAVAMAVIAVIGAPSAFAAVTLEQGTQEFALQGSLDLDYVDDYLFVLNTSYGYFIRNNWEIGGVLDVSMSDSTQQFQLGAFTEYNFTNSTNWVPYLGAAAQVANLSGDDGDFDFDFEDVTALNIKISGGVKYFINPHVAISAEVNYNIATDDINVTKDGVEDSFTRFIFGTRFYF
- the asnB gene encoding asparagine synthase B, which gives rise to MCSVFGILDIKSDATALRQTALEMSKKMRHRGPDWSGIYSTDKAILVHERLAIVDLNSGEQPLYNAEKTHALAVNGEIYNHKELRAEFAPDYPFQTESDCEIILALYKEKGPELLDYLNGIFGFILYDEQEDAYLIGRDHIGIIPLYQGYDEHGNYYVASEMKALVPVCKTISEFPPGHFLWSKAGEPTRYYKRDWMEFDTVADAKTDKVALSEALESAVKRQLMTDVPYGVLLSGGLDSSVISAITKKFAARRIEDNEESDAWWPTLHSFAIGLEGAPDLKAAKEVADHIGTVHHELTYTIQEGLDAIRDVIYHIETYDVTTIRASTPMYLMSRKIRAMGIKMVLSGEGADEVFGGYLYFHKAPSAQEFHEETVRKLLALNMFDCARANKSMAAWGIEARVPFLDKEFLEVAMRLNPEDKMCGNGKMEKHIIRECFGHYLPESVAWRQKEQFSDGVGYSWIDTLKEVAEAKVSEQQLETAKFRFPYNTPTTKEAYVYREIFEELFPLEDAAKCVPGGPSIACSSAKAIEWDESFKNSADPSGRAVAAVHNEAY
- a CDS encoding cation:proton antiporter family protein: MELIYIIAAFLAGFIALRCKLPPLVGFLVAGFALNTAGYSSTPVLTTLADLGVTLLLFTIGLKLDVKTLLAKEIWGGATLHNLLTTGLFTLALLILKQLGIGMMADLEVSQIALLGFALSFSSTVFAIKVLQEKGELNATYGTLAIGILVMQDIFAVIFLTVSTGKIPEITALALFALPLLRPSLFKILDRAGHGEMLVLYGIFLALVTGAGLFELVGMKADLGALIMGMMLAAHPKSSEMSKSLFNLKELLLVCFFLNIGLAEQPTLDGLLMALLLMVMLPLKGILYYVIFNLFRYRVRTSLLGTLTLFNYSEFGLIVGGLAYKMGMLPGSFLVAIAIAVSLSFLIAAPLNSLGHRLYKDASKWLKEFEPEKLNASDRLIDLGDKQILILGMGRIGSGAYDELVETYGNNIIGVETREDSVLQHQEEGRHVIHGDATDPDFWARVISKQNIKLILLAMPHSHANSFALEQIRERNYQGQIAAIAKYGDEEQELAALGVDAAFNIYQEAGSGFARHVCEHLSPQIKSR
- a CDS encoding ROK family protein gives rise to the protein MTGGQIGNVDLVKQLNSAAVYRLIDLQGPISRIQVADVSQLAPASVTKITRQLLERGLIKEVAQQASTGGRRAISLTTESAPFHSIAIRLGRNYIEQTIYDLSGKYIVGTAHPFHYTNQQELIDGLLEHIRKFISDNQNVLRELVAFGVTLPGLIDPESGVVEYMPHIDVDNLPLSEIITEKYGVACFVGNDIRGLALAEHYFGASKDCKDSILVSVHHGTGAGIIVNGQVFLGYNRNVGEIGHIQIDPLGDKCQCGNFGCLETVAADPAIIRHVQSLLEQGYPSSLQELEEVTMPAICDAANKGDELASQALIKVGNQLGKALAMTINLFNPQKIVVAGNITQAKDVIFPAIRRCVETQSLSTFNKDLPIVESELYTQPTIGAFSMIKRAMLNGVLLQRLLEE